The genomic DNA gccgccgcgtccaACTGCCACATCCAGTGGCAGACGACCGCGTCCGACACCGTGTTCGAGAAGCGGGGGCCGCAGCGGTGGCAGGCGGCGGAGTTCGAGGGCCGCGTGGAGGTTCCCGAGGAGCAGCTGGGGCACGGGGACTGTTCGCTGGTTATCAGCGACGTGCAGATCGGCGACACGGGGCGATACGAGAGCTTCATGGTGGTGGACGGGGAGCGGAGCGGGAAGACCCGGGTCTTCATCCAGGGCGTCCGGCTCTCCGTGTTCGGTTCGTTGTGATGTTTCCTTCTATCTTGGTTCTGTTTCCTCATTTCATTCCtgctcttccttcctttttcaaCATCACCCCGACTGCTCTGTTTTTCCTTAGACCACAAGTCCCGTCAGGCTCAGGGTCCAGGTGGGGAGCTGGTCCTGGACCTCCACACCCGTCACTCGGTGCGAGTCGTCTTCCAGGGCAGGTGAGTCGCCAAGGACATTATCTTGCGTTCCATcgtacctcggaactcggaccccgaagtcggggtggtgatttttttcccgactcggaggtcgtaattctGATTTTCGACattatactggaacgataaacaCGACTTCCAACTTATAATGAAACGCAGCATCACTTATTAAAGTTTAAAACACTAACAGACAGACTCTGAGGCTGGAGTTGTAGGATAATTACTGCGATTTGtttcacaaaaccaaaaaaccaaaCCTTTCCAGTTGATAAGCGTGGTCCCCAGATGTTTATTCTTCCTTCACCTGCAGCCCCCCAGGGGGCGCTAACAGTAACTGACCTGCGCCCCACAGGAACAGCTCCGTGTGGTCGACCCTGTGGATCAAGGACGACGACGAGAGCAGCGGTCGTATGCAGAAACATCCGGAGCGGCAGCAGCTGATCATGAAGAACCTGGAGCGCTCGGACGAGGGGACGTACAAGGTCCTGGACAAACACGGCCTCTCCATCAGCACCGTGCAGCTCGCCGTGGAAGGTGAGGCGGGTCCGTCACGTTTCCCCCTCCATTCTCCCAactccacctgaagtcagcatctgaccacccgACCCTACAGGGGAACACTGACAACGCAGGGGTAGGGACATGCGAGGGGAAACGGGACGGACCCTACGTCTCCTGCTGAAACGTTAACGTCACCTCATCGGGTAAAAATATGATTCTGGTGTCACTGACGTCACTCGCCTGTTCCTCAGGAAGCCCCGAGGTCCAAACCCGTGTGGGAAGTGAGGtgtcagcagcaggtgagatTCATATTTATATCCTGGTACGTGAAAAGATTTGGctgtagatgaaaaaaagagcGTATAGGAGAActtgtattttacagaataaactgtgtagaaaagatgaaacatttgtttagatttttacGTCAATTCAagttgtatgttttcttttcatgacgTCCTATGATTATCGATGTCTCCGGAAAATCTTTGATTAATATCCAGGAAATATCGGCCGACGTGTCGGAATCGACCCGTAAAAAGAATCCACGAGGGAAAACGTGACCAACGCTcccatgttttctttctccaggcGACGCCTCCAGAAGCAGCCGCTCATCAGATCTCCTCGTCACGTCTGCTCTCGTCACCAGTTTCTTGATCATTCGTCTGCTCTGAAGCGtcgaaatgtttgttttcattgtgtggttttgtttttagatttaACCTTAACAATATTTCAAACTAGGGGTGGGCAGTATCTCAAATATATTGGATGTAAAACTGAAGAATGCTTTAATACAGACGCAGTTTGCAGTGACGACTAGAATCTACATACCGGTGTGATCGTCTGCATCAAAAGGTtgaattgtgcatttatgaagcGTTTAGAGATTgttaaaatatcacaatatataacgtgtatcgcgatataacaaaaatatatcacaatattattcataggccatatcgcccagtCCGACTTCAACGATCCGTTTTGGTTCTGAAACTCTTGAACAGTCTTGACGAGGTGGTGAGTTGACGTGTTTGCTGAATGTGACTATACGACATTTCTACCTGTTTCTTGCACTTTACAGTTCTTCACTGACGAGGAGGCGTATTTATGTTCTCATAATGtacaggtttgtttgtttgagtgacTTATTAATTCCTAACTTCCCTTTGAATACGTTTGAAAAgaagctgaaaaataaaacagttctGTGACTGTTAACATTAATATGTTTCTGtgtcgctgctgctgtggtgtGTTTGAGGACGCTCTGACATTTGGAAGCCCGTCGCCACACGTCATCATTTGactactttgtttttgttttttacacgtCTTCCCTTGAACGCATCACGAGTTAACGAGTCCTGTCCGACCGCGTGAGGAAATAAAGACGTGACAGACTGAGGAGGTCACAAGGTCGCGACCTGGAACCTCGGATCACGTCAGACTCAGACGCAGTTTTCAGCTCAAACATCTTTTTAAAGTCCAGAaactcagtttcttttttttttactaaaactgATCCTGAAGAACAATTTCACCGGTTCATCTACACAAGTCGTTCCGTCGAGTCGGTGGTTTGATGTTTTCTTCAAAGTTCCAACTTTAATCTTGAAATTTCAACAATTTTATTCTTGATATGGAAACGTGGggcaaaaaaatgtacagaacaAAACTGACACTcgaggttctctctctctgtctctcgtctttctttcattctgtttttgatTATTCAAACTGGTGAAATGATCAAGTTACTATGTGGATTTAAGACTTTTGGTCTCGACTTTTTTCTCGAATTCTTTAATTGTCTCCGTGATTTCGGTTTCGTTCTCATGCTGCGACATTTTGATCATGTGGGTGATTTTCAGACAGAACGACGACAGTCAGCAGGTTCTTGTTCTTTACGTCCAGCGagatcttctcctcctcgttgtTCAGTCAGAAAATGGACGAGATTAAATGtacaggctccgcccacactaacacacacgtcacatgaccactcaggtgtaaacaggaagtagaatgtctcctctgaaggaggagcagcaatggtgaaaagtcagagcgGGGACGACGACAAAGTGgaactgttcctgacaggaagtaTCAGCGACGCTCGTGACTGAtgtgaaccaatcagagaacataacgtgatgatgtcaccgcttaaaaactaaaacacgaCCCAGAGTTTTCTAACTGACACGTGGACCGTCGTGTTGATGACGGGCGGCGtgaccatagcaacagtgaggAGTTAGTGTTGGTGTGTGGGCGGAGTCTGGAGGGAATCCAGATGTTTTACCGCCCGGCGCGTCAGAAGTTTGGTTTGTGCTTCTTGACCTCGACCATGAGGTGGTGCAGGTTGATGAGCTCCGACCGGACCGCCAGGCTGCGGAAGGTGGGCTGGTTCAGAACCTTGTGGAAGCCGTGGTAGTACTGGATCAGCTGGGTCAGAGCGCCCTGCGGCGGGgagacatcacacacatcatcattattatgataaaaatactttattcataAAGAACAAAATGATTCACGCAGGAAATGATCTCCTGACAAAATAAgacaagtgaaataaaaaaggtgaaAGACATAAAAGTAACAGGCatggaaataataaataatcattattaacAATTATTTCTGACATCAGTGTGAATAAACTATAAACTTAAGTACAGCAATGTCACATTCACTGAAACAAGTGAACGTCTCTAATACAATAACAAACGCCAGCGTGCACacaccagggggcgctgctgAGAATGAGTGAagctcaggaagtttcctaaatcttgaagttaCCCAGAactgtttcctcagcaccatgataatgttcagacatatgaatcataaaacactgaaacatgctgatggagccgctgaggtttttgtagttcatcttcagaaatctgtcatttcaccacgacagacgcatcaacaacatccaccgtcacatgaccacgtggttcagtgtcagtggagtcggattctcttttcataagtcctatgaatcctccttgacatatttccttgacctcatgacctttaacactgaggtcaaggaacagtagagaggaaaagacaataggaaggacgatctgaatcTAGCCTGACTGTGATGTCATCGGCGTCTCACCTGTATGATGCTGGTTCCGTTTTTGAAGTTGGTGAACGACCTCATGACGTCCTGACTCATCGACTCCACCGACTGTTTCCACGTGCTGGAAAACCCGCGAACAAGCTGAGTGATCCGGgctgagaggagacagagacccAGGTAAGACTCTGACTCCGCCTCCTGCACTTTAAAATCCAGTTACCAATCCAGTTTGACAATATCCTAATTTGTCCAGAAAATAACATGAGAGCCAATAAGAGAAATCACATCAGAATCAATAAACTCTCGTCACCTTCTTCATTCTTCAGTCGGTCCAGTTGCCCTTTCTCTATCAGCACCTCGGCCTCCTTCACAAAGGCGACCATCCCTCCGAAGGGTGAGGACAGAATCTCCTCGATGAATTCCTAGTGgtgggaagaggaagaagatgacgGAGACACGAGTGTCATAATAAAAGCcccgagagaagaagaagaagaggaaacagcaaGTGATCTCTGTGACGTTCACCTGCGTCCTGGCCAGAAGCAGCTGCTGGAAACCTTCCACCTCCTTGCTGTCGTCTGCCGCCCTCTCctggacacacagaggaacaacagGTTATCACAGCTCTAAGCGTGAGAGTGGGGTCACGGGGTCACGGGGTCACGACCTCACCATGAGGACACCGAGCAGCATGTCGTAGTTgttgatgaggaagatgagttGGTCTCTTCTGGAGGGAAACTCCGCCGCCATCTTCAGCACAAagttctccacctccacctgcgtGATGTCACACACGTTATGAAATATGAGTGGAACacgatgtgtgcgtgtgtgtgtgtgtgtgtgtgtgtgtcacctgcaGCTGTCCCAGCAGAGTGTGAGTCCTCTCGTTGGGAAACGTCTGATTGATGCTGACGATGGCCGACGAGAACTCTGCGTAACGACGGGTGATCTgaaatggacaaaacacacacacacacacacactcaggtcaCACACTCCTATGtgataacgtgtgtgtgtgtgtgagtgtgtgtgtgtgtgtgtagacctaCGTAGTGTGGTCTAGTGTCCAGGACTCCCAGTTTCTGGGGGTCGGTGTTTCTGATGCTGTGGATGTTCATCTCCAGAATCAGCTCGAACCTCGgccacagcagctccagcaccGTCTCCCAGTacctgacgcacacacacacagttaacacacagtaaacacacacacacacagttaacacacacacacacacacacacacacagttaacacacacacacacacacacacacacagttaacacacacacacacacacacacacacacacacacacacacacacacacacacacacacacacacacacacacacacacacacacacacacacacacacacacacacacacacacacacacacacacggttggtGGGACACTGACTTGTCGAGGGCGGGGACGTTCCTCTTGGCGGTGACGGCCCTGAACCTGAGGATGATGTGGATGCACAGGAAGACGGCAATGCTGTCGTAGCAGTCGGACACATACGTGGACATGCTcttctgcagacacacacacgcacacacacacacacacacacacacacacacacacacacacacacacacacacacacacacacacacacacacacacacacacacacacacacacacacacacacacacacacacacacacacacacacacacacacacacacacacacacacacacacacacagtcagtcagtcagactcaacagtgacatcatcatcatcatcatcatcatcaacacttATGAAAACCCGTAGATTGCAGAGTTCCGAGCCGCCACCGCCTCTTTCGTACCAGGAACATGCTGAGGGTTTTTCCCATGATGCAGTTGAAAAGGTCGAGGGCCGAGTTCCCCGCCACCATGAAGAAGtcggacaggaagaggaactCTCTGCAGCCGTTGTCCAGCAGCGCGTAGTGCTGACTGCGGAACAGCATCTCGTACGGATACTGCAGGAGAAACACATTCAGTCAAAATATGGTTAgtataattaatatataatataataagtgGAGGAAGAAGGTGGATGAATGAAAACGTGTCCTCATGATATGTCACACGTCTCCAGCAGGTGTCTCTGTCGAGCCGTCGCTTGTGTGTTGAAGCAGATCACATGATCCACAGAACCTGAGACACTTCATTTACATCAGGGATAAAAAACGTTCGTTCGTTAACAGAATGAAAAGCTCCTGGACAGAATTCCAGTAGACAGAGGATCGTTTCACGATCTGTCGTCTGAACTGCAGTAACCTGTAATTGACAGCTGGGCCTCCGAGGAGCGATGCGCTCGACCCAGAAACATCAAGGTGTGACTTAATGACCTCATTCCTCCTGTACGAATATTTAACTTCGTGCTGGTGATTTATCTTCGACACGtctcaggaggaggaagctgtcaatcaaacagccTGAGAGAATCCCAGTGAACAGGAGGATTAACTCCACTGTGGTTTTGTATGAACTCTGAAAACAAAACCGCAGGAATTCACTGTTCCTCATATTTGGCCTGGATACCGAGAAAAACTGATcaggaagtgagtgtgtgtatttatggaAATCATTTGGGAACCACGGCGACAGACGCTCGTGTGAATCCAAGACTCTTCGTTTTTCCTCCCGTCTCCTAAACTAAGAAACCAGAGAAAAACTAACCTACGAACGCAGCCTGAAGCTCGACagcaccgtgacgtcacccgaTGGTTTGTGAACCAGACAGAGTTTCACATTTGGACCaagcgccatgttggttttcTGACTGAGCGCTCGCCCGTTctcttgggccacaaccagctaagagatcgttacgtgattggttgttcactcttcttcttcttcgtcattATTAATGGCGGTCGGCGACTCAAGCAACAGGCGCTCCGGAGTTatccctttgtcctctgacagtggcagatattaaaatgtggcggaaagtgaaagaagataaataaatgaagttttgttttgatcGTAGTGCTGTCGTTTGATGTTTGTGTACAAGGACAACTAACCGATTAAGCACTGCACTTGAAagcttttaaagtgtaaaatcagagaaaatatgtgagatgtcttttgaattccaggcgACATGACAACACTCATGCGCAAGAATACGATACAAAGTATCTGGTTGTTGGTTccgtgttctcggtcgcagacgTACCTCACTCATCCAACACCAGCAACCTTGCACCTATTGAAcaataccagctgtcaatcacactgtatccacgtctatgtgactgtaaatggaccttaatgtacaaaa from Scophthalmus maximus strain ysfricsl-2021 chromosome 22, ASM2237912v1, whole genome shotgun sequence includes the following:
- the lgals17 gene encoding galectin 17; protein product: MTSSEKLWWFVLHRCFLIGSLVDSSSLAATTHFLSVTSTVGERAVLPCSWSSRLRSAAAAAASNCHIQWQTTASDTVFEKRGPQRWQAAEFEGRVEVPEEQLGHGDCSLVISDVQIGDTGRYESFMVVDGERSGKTRVFIQGVRLSVFDHKSRQAQGPGGELVLDLHTRHSVRVVFQGRNSSVWSTLWIKDDDESSGRMQKHPERQQLIMKNLERSDEGTYKVLDKHGLSISTVQLAVEGSPEVQTRVGSEVSAAGDASRSSRSSDLLVTSALVTSFLIIRLL